A region from the Oscillospiraceae bacterium genome encodes:
- a CDS encoding amino acid ABC transporter substrate-binding protein produces the protein MKRIACLLSFVLCLALTAGCAPAGPKADLPDELIIGLDDTFAPMGFRDEAGGLVGFDIDLANAVGEELGVKIRFQPIDWDAKEMELSSRNIDCIWNGMSRTPEREESMTLSKNYLNNRIVIMTNPDVQITSKEQLSDFKIGTQAESSALEVVQGDPVYPSIEANLSEYRTYDECILDMQAGRIDVMIVDEVLGQYKNSKLAVKLNVASVDFGDDYYVIGFRKEDTELCAQVEEALRAVKASGKGAEIGSTWFGEDLLLDI, from the coding sequence ATGAAACGCATTGCCTGTCTGCTGTCTTTTGTCCTCTGCCTGGCTCTGACAGCCGGGTGCGCCCCTGCGGGGCCGAAAGCCGATCTCCCGGACGAGCTCATCATCGGGCTCGACGACACCTTCGCCCCGATGGGATTCCGCGACGAAGCCGGCGGCTTGGTCGGCTTTGACATCGACCTCGCGAACGCCGTGGGCGAGGAACTGGGCGTCAAGATCCGTTTCCAGCCGATCGACTGGGACGCCAAAGAGATGGAGCTCTCCTCCCGCAACATCGACTGCATCTGGAACGGCATGTCCCGGACTCCGGAGCGCGAAGAGAGCATGACCCTCTCGAAGAACTACCTGAACAACCGCATCGTCATCATGACAAACCCCGACGTGCAGATCACCTCGAAAGAACAGCTCTCGGATTTCAAGATCGGCACGCAGGCTGAGTCCTCGGCGCTGGAAGTCGTTCAGGGCGACCCTGTCTACCCGTCGATCGAGGCCAACCTGTCCGAGTATCGCACATATGACGAGTGCATCCTTGACATGCAAGCCGGCCGCATCGACGTGATGATCGTCGACGAGGTGCTCGGGCAGTACAAAAACAGCAAACTCGCCGTGAAGCTGAACGTCGCCTCCGTCGACTTCGGCGACGACTACTATGTCATCGGCTTCCGCAAGGAGGACACCGAGCTCTGCGCACAGGTCGAAGAGGCCCTGCGGGCCGTGAAGGCGAGCGGCAAGGGCGCCGAAATCGGCAGCACCTGGTTCGGCGAAGATCTATTACTGGACATCTGA